A window from Pseudomonas sp. MRSN 12121 encodes these proteins:
- the clpA gene encoding ATP-dependent Clp protease ATP-binding subunit ClpA produces MLNRELEVTLNLAFKEARSKRHEFMTVEHLLLALLDNEAAATVLRACGANLDKLKHDLQEFIDSTTPLIPVHDEDRETQPTLGFQRVLQRAVFHVQSSGKREVTGANVLVAIFSEQESQAVFLLKQQSVARIDVVNYIAHGISKVPGHGDHSEGEQDMQDDEGGESSSSGNPLDAYASNLNELARQGRIDPLVGREQEVERVAQILARRRKNNPLLVGEAGVGKTAIAEGLAKRIVDSQVPDLLANSVVYSLDLGALLAGTKYRGDFEKRFKALLGELKKRPQAILFIDEIHTIIGAGAASGGVMDASNLLKPLLSSGDIRCIGSTTFQEFRGIFEKDRALARRFQKVDVSEPSVEDTIGILRGLKGRFELHHSIEYSDEALRAAAELASRYINDRHMPDKAIDVIDEAGAYQRLQPSDKRVKRIEVAQVEDIVAKIARIPPKHVTSSDKELLRNLERDLKLTVFGQDAAIDSLSTAIKLSRAGLKSPDKPVGSFLFAGPTGVGKTEAARQLAKALGIELVRFDMSEYMERHTVSRLIGAPPGYVGFDQGGLLTEAITKQPHCVLLLDEIEKAHPEVFNLLLQVMDHGTLTDNNGRKADFRNVIIIMTTNAGAETAARASIGFTHQDHSSDAMEVIKKSFTPEFRNRLDTIIQFGRLSHEVIKSVVDKFLTELQAQLEDKRVQLEVTDAARSWLAAGGYDVTMGARPMARLIQDKIKRPLAEEILFGELAEHGGVVHIDIKDGELTFEFETTAEMA; encoded by the coding sequence ATGTTAAACCGCGAGCTCGAAGTCACCCTCAATCTCGCCTTCAAAGAGGCCCGTTCGAAGCGTCATGAATTCATGACCGTCGAGCACCTCTTGTTGGCTCTTTTGGATAATGAGGCCGCCGCCACCGTTTTACGTGCCTGCGGAGCAAACCTCGACAAACTCAAGCACGACCTGCAGGAGTTCATCGACTCCACCACGCCACTGATTCCCGTACATGACGAGGATCGCGAAACCCAGCCAACCCTGGGCTTCCAGCGTGTGCTGCAACGTGCTGTCTTTCATGTGCAGAGTTCGGGCAAGCGCGAAGTGACCGGTGCCAATGTGCTGGTTGCAATCTTCAGTGAGCAAGAGAGCCAGGCGGTGTTCCTGCTGAAACAGCAGAGCGTTGCCCGTATCGACGTCGTCAACTATATCGCCCATGGCATCTCCAAGGTGCCGGGGCATGGCGATCATTCTGAAGGTGAGCAGGACATGCAGGACGATGAAGGCGGCGAGTCTTCCTCTTCCGGCAATCCGCTGGATGCCTATGCCAGCAATCTCAATGAACTGGCACGCCAGGGGCGTATCGATCCGTTGGTGGGGCGTGAGCAGGAAGTCGAGCGCGTGGCGCAGATCCTTGCGCGTCGGCGCAAGAATAACCCGTTGCTGGTCGGTGAGGCGGGCGTGGGTAAAACCGCGATCGCCGAAGGCCTGGCTAAGCGCATTGTCGACAGCCAGGTTCCCGATCTGCTGGCCAATAGCGTGGTGTACTCCCTGGATCTCGGTGCGTTGCTGGCCGGTACCAAGTACCGCGGCGATTTCGAGAAGCGTTTCAAGGCGTTGCTGGGTGAGCTGAAGAAGCGTCCGCAGGCGATCCTGTTCATCGATGAGATCCACACCATCATTGGTGCCGGTGCGGCGTCCGGTGGGGTAATGGATGCCTCGAACCTGCTCAAGCCATTGCTTTCCTCGGGCGATATCCGTTGCATTGGCTCGACCACATTCCAGGAGTTCCGCGGGATTTTCGAGAAGGATCGCGCTTTGGCGCGTCGTTTCCAGAAGGTCGACGTCTCCGAGCCTTCGGTCGAGGACACCATTGGTATCCTGCGCGGTCTCAAGGGGCGTTTCGAACTGCACCACAGCATCGAGTACAGCGACGAAGCCTTGCGCGCCGCGGCCGAACTGGCCTCGCGCTACATCAATGACCGGCATATGCCGGACAAGGCTATCGATGTCATTGACGAGGCGGGTGCCTATCAGCGCCTGCAGCCTTCCGACAAGCGCGTCAAGCGCATCGAGGTGGCTCAGGTCGAGGATATCGTGGCAAAAATCGCGCGGATTCCGCCGAAGCATGTCACCAGTTCCGACAAGGAGCTGTTGCGTAATCTCGAGCGTGATTTGAAGTTGACCGTATTTGGCCAGGATGCGGCGATCGACTCGCTGTCCACTGCGATCAAGCTGTCTCGCGCTGGCCTGAAGTCGCCAGACAAGCCCGTCGGCTCGTTCCTGTTCGCCGGTCCTACCGGTGTCGGTAAAACCGAAGCCGCGCGGCAGTTGGCCAAGGCGCTGGGTATCGAGCTGGTACGTTTCGATATGTCCGAGTACATGGAGCGCCATACCGTGTCGCGTCTGATCGGTGCGCCTCCGGGTTATGTCGGGTTCGACCAGGGTGGCCTGCTGACCGAGGCCATTACCAAGCAGCCTCACTGTGTGCTGCTGCTCGATGAGATCGAAAAAGCCCACCCCGAGGTCTTCAATCTGCTGCTGCAGGTGATGGATCACGGTACCTTGACCGATAACAACGGGCGCAAGGCGGACTTCCGCAACGTGATCATTATCATGACCACCAACGCGGGTGCCGAAACAGCGGCGCGGGCCTCTATCGGTTTCACTCATCAGGATCACTCTTCCGATGCGATGGAAGTGATCAAGAAGAGCTTCACGCCGGAGTTCCGCAACCGTCTGGACACCATTATCCAGTTTGGTCGCCTCAGCCATGAGGTCATCAAGAGCGTGGTGGACAAGTTCCTTACCGAGCTTCAGGCGCAGCTGGAAGACAAGCGCGTTCAGCTGGAGGTCACCGACGCGGCTCGCAGCTGGCTGGCGGCGGGTGGTTACGATGTGACGATGGGTGCTCGTCCGATGGCGCGCCTGATCCAGGACAAGATCAAGCGTCCGCTGGCGGAGGAGATACTCTTTGGCGAACTGGCCGAGCATGGCGGTGTGGTGCACATCGACATCAAGGATGGCGAGCTGACCTTCGAGTTCGAGACCACTGCAGAAATGGCCTGA
- the cspD gene encoding cold shock domain-containing protein CspD → MASGKVKWFNNAKGYGFINEEGKNDDLFAHYSAIEMEGYKTLKAGQAVSFEITQGPKGLHAVKINSIKTQNAPAATPSFPETALS, encoded by the coding sequence ATGGCAAGCGGCAAGGTCAAGTGGTTCAACAACGCCAAGGGTTATGGCTTTATTAATGAGGAGGGCAAGAACGACGACCTGTTTGCCCACTACTCGGCCATCGAGATGGAAGGCTACAAAACCTTGAAAGCCGGTCAGGCCGTGAGCTTCGAGATCACGCAAGGTCCCAAGGGCCTGCACGCCGTGAAAATCAACTCCATCAAGACCCAGAACGCCCCTGCCGCCACTCCCTCCTTCCCGGAAACAGCCTTGAGCTGA
- the trxB gene encoding thioredoxin-disulfide reductase, with protein MNEAKHSRLIILGSGPAGYSAAVYAARANLKPTVITGLQAGGQLTTTVEVDNWPGDAEGLTGPVLMERMQKHAERFDTEIIYDHIHTAELQQRPFILKGDSGTYSCDALIIATGASAQYLGLPSEEAFAGKGVSACATCDGFFYRNQVVAVVGGGNTAVEEALYLSNIAREVHLVHRRDKLRAEKILQDKLFEKAAKGNIRLHWNQHLDEVLGDASGVTGARLRDSLTGETRELALAGVFIAIGHKPNTDLFQGQLDMHDGYLRIKGGSEGDATATAIPGVFAAGDVADHVYRQAITSAGAGCMAALDAEKFLDDN; from the coding sequence ATGAACGAAGCGAAGCATTCACGCCTGATCATTCTCGGCTCCGGCCCCGCCGGTTACAGCGCCGCCGTGTATGCCGCCCGCGCCAACCTCAAACCGACGGTTATCACCGGCCTGCAAGCGGGGGGACAGCTGACGACGACCGTCGAGGTCGACAACTGGCCGGGCGATGCAGAAGGCCTGACGGGCCCGGTGCTGATGGAACGCATGCAAAAACACGCGGAACGCTTCGACACCGAGATCATCTACGACCATATCCATACCGCCGAGTTGCAACAACGCCCCTTTATCCTCAAGGGCGATAGCGGCACCTATAGCTGCGATGCCCTGATCATCGCCACCGGCGCCTCGGCCCAGTATCTGGGACTGCCCTCCGAGGAAGCCTTCGCCGGCAAAGGCGTATCCGCTTGCGCCACCTGCGACGGCTTTTTCTACCGCAATCAGGTAGTGGCCGTGGTGGGCGGCGGCAATACGGCCGTGGAAGAAGCCCTGTACCTCTCCAACATCGCCCGAGAGGTGCATCTGGTGCATCGGCGCGACAAATTGCGGGCGGAAAAGATCCTCCAGGACAAGCTGTTCGAGAAAGCGGCCAAGGGCAATATCCGCCTGCACTGGAATCAGCATCTCGACGAGGTACTGGGCGATGCCAGCGGCGTCACCGGCGCCCGCCTGCGCGACAGCCTGACCGGCGAAACCCGGGAACTGGCGCTAGCCGGCGTGTTCATTGCCATCGGCCACAAACCCAATACGGACTTGTTCCAGGGACAACTGGACATGCACGACGGCTACCTGCGGATCAAGGGCGGTAGCGAGGGGGACGCCACGGCTACCGCCATCCCAGGGGTATTTGCAGCAGGCGACGTGGCCGACCACGTCTATCGCCAGGCCATCACCTCTGCCGGCGCGGGGTGCATGGCAGCCCTGGATGCGGAAAAATTCCTCGACGACAACTGA
- the aat gene encoding leucyl/phenylalanyl-tRNA--protein transferase yields MLTWLQRNTFDFPPLEKALRDPNGLLAAGGDLSADRLIHAYRHGCFPWFSEGQPILWWSPDPRTVLLPDELHVSRSLNKLLRQQRYQVTFDQDFPAVISACAAPRAYADGTWITESMQNAYLELHKRGYAHSVEVWDQGSLVGGLYGLAMGQLFFGESMFSRADNASKFGFTILVERLRAWGFALIDCQMPTDHLHSLGARAITRQEFAGYLQRHLDQPSRAIWVS; encoded by the coding sequence ATGCTGACCTGGTTACAACGCAACACCTTTGACTTCCCGCCACTGGAAAAAGCCCTGCGCGACCCCAACGGCCTGCTGGCCGCGGGCGGCGACCTGTCAGCCGACCGATTGATCCATGCCTATCGCCACGGCTGCTTTCCATGGTTCTCCGAAGGCCAGCCAATTCTCTGGTGGTCCCCGGACCCGCGCACAGTCCTGCTTCCAGACGAACTGCATGTATCCCGCAGCCTGAACAAACTGTTGCGCCAGCAACGTTACCAGGTCACCTTCGACCAGGACTTTCCAGCCGTCATCAGTGCCTGCGCGGCGCCACGCGCCTATGCCGATGGCACCTGGATCACCGAGTCGATGCAGAATGCCTACCTCGAACTGCACAAGCGCGGCTACGCCCATTCCGTCGAAGTGTGGGACCAGGGCTCGCTGGTGGGCGGGCTGTACGGGCTAGCAATGGGCCAGTTGTTTTTCGGGGAGTCGATGTTCAGCCGCGCCGACAACGCGTCGAAATTCGGCTTCACCATACTGGTCGAACGCTTGCGGGCATGGGGATTCGCCCTGATCGACTGCCAGATGCCCACCGACCACCTGCACAGCCTGGGAGCCCGCGCCATCACGCGCCAGGAGTTCGCCGGCTACCTGCAACGCCATCTGGACCAGCCCAGCCGCGCCATATGGGTTTCCTAG
- the icd gene encoding NADP-dependent isocitrate dehydrogenase, whose translation MGYKKIQVPAVGDKITVNADHSLNVPNNPIIPFIEGDGIGVDISPVMIKVVDAAVKKAYGGERKISWMEVYAGEKATQVYDQDTWLPQETLDAVKDYVVSIKGPLTTPVGGGIRSLNVALRQQLDLYVCLRPVRWFEGVPSPVKKPGDVDMTIFRENSEDIYAGIEWKAGSAEATKVIKFLKEEMGVTKIRFDENCGIGVKPVSLQGTKRLARKALQYVVDNDRDSLTIVHKGNIMKFTEGAFKEWAYEVAAEEFGATLLDGGPWMQFKNPKTGKNVIVKDAIADAMLQQILLRPAEYDVIATLNLNGDYLSDALAAEVGGIGIAPGANLSDTVAMFEATHGTAPKYAGKDQVNPGSLILSAEMMLRHMGWTEAADLIIKGTNGAIGAKTVTYDFERLMDGATLLSSSAFGDALISHM comes from the coding sequence ATGGGATACAAGAAGATTCAGGTTCCAGCAGTCGGCGACAAAATCACCGTCAATGCAGACCATTCTCTCAATGTTCCTAACAACCCGATCATCCCTTTCATCGAAGGTGATGGTATTGGCGTTGATATCAGCCCGGTCATGATCAAGGTTGTCGATGCTGCAGTGAAGAAAGCCTACGGCGGCGAGCGCAAAATTTCCTGGATGGAGGTTTACGCCGGCGAGAAAGCCACCCAAGTGTACGACCAGGACACCTGGCTCCCTCAGGAAACTCTGGACGCGGTCAAGGATTATGTGGTGTCCATCAAGGGCCCGCTGACCACGCCGGTGGGTGGCGGTATCCGCTCCCTGAACGTGGCCCTGCGCCAGCAACTGGACCTCTATGTCTGCCTGCGCCCGGTGCGCTGGTTCGAAGGTGTGCCCAGCCCGGTGAAGAAGCCCGGCGATGTCGACATGACCATCTTCCGTGAGAACTCCGAAGACATCTATGCCGGTATCGAATGGAAGGCCGGTTCCGCGGAAGCCACCAAGGTCATCAAGTTCCTCAAGGAAGAGATGGGTGTCACCAAGATCCGTTTCGATGAGAACTGCGGTATCGGCGTCAAGCCGGTTTCCCTGCAGGGCACCAAGCGCCTGGCGCGCAAGGCGCTGCAATATGTCGTCGACAACGATCGCGACTCGCTGACCATCGTGCATAAAGGCAACATCATGAAGTTCACCGAAGGTGCCTTCAAGGAGTGGGCCTATGAAGTGGCGGCCGAGGAGTTCGGCGCGACCCTGCTCGACGGTGGTCCATGGATGCAATTCAAGAACCCGAAAACCGGCAAGAACGTGATCGTCAAGGACGCCATCGCGGATGCGATGCTCCAGCAGATCCTGCTGCGTCCCGCCGAATATGACGTTATTGCGACCCTGAACCTGAACGGTGACTACCTGTCCGACGCGCTGGCTGCGGAGGTAGGTGGGATCGGTATCGCCCCGGGCGCCAACCTGTCCGACACCGTGGCCATGTTCGAGGCCACCCACGGCACCGCGCCGAAATATGCCGGCAAGGACCAGGTGAACCCGGGTTCGCTGATCCTCTCGGCTGAAATGATGTTGCGGCACATGGGCTGGACCGAGGCGGCCGACCTGATCATCAAGGGCACTAACGGTGCCATTGGCGCCAAGACCGTGACCTACGACTTCGAGCGCCTGATGGACGGCGCCACGCTGTTGTCGTCGTCGGCGTTCGGCGATGCGCTGATCTCGCACATGTAA
- the clpS gene encoding ATP-dependent Clp protease adapter ClpS yields MHAISQIRLTFNQDRPDFQDDDSAGLAVQEAKPTLQAPPMYKVVLFNDDYTPMDFVVEVLEVFFNLNRELATKVMLAVHTEGRAVCGLFTRDIAETKAMQVNQYARESQHPLLCEIEKDG; encoded by the coding sequence ATGCATGCAATCAGCCAGATTCGACTAACATTCAATCAGGATCGCCCGGATTTCCAAGACGACGATTCCGCTGGCTTGGCTGTACAGGAAGCTAAGCCGACGTTACAGGCCCCGCCGATGTACAAGGTGGTTTTGTTCAATGATGACTACACACCGATGGATTTCGTCGTCGAAGTGCTCGAGGTGTTTTTTAACCTGAATCGCGAGCTGGCGACCAAGGTAATGCTGGCCGTTCATACAGAAGGACGGGCAGTATGTGGATTGTTTACCCGCGACATCGCCGAGACCAAGGCCATGCAGGTCAACCAGTACGCCAGGGAAAGCCAGCATCCGCTACTCTGTGAAATCGAGAAGGACGGTTAA
- a CDS encoding arginyltransferase — translation MTELARLKFYATQPHSCSYLPEEQATTLFLDPSQPMDVHVYADLSEMGFRRSGDHLYRPHCQNCNACVPARIPAAQFLPNRQQKRILKRNADLQVQPVKPAFSEEYFDLYQRYIEQRHADGDMYPPSRDQFSTFLVRDLPFSRFYEFRLDGRLLAVAVTDLLPNGLSAVYTFYEPEEERRSLGRFAILWQIGEALRLGLDAVYLGYWIKNCKKMNYKTQYRPIELLINQRWVILN, via the coding sequence ATGACCGAGTTGGCGCGTTTGAAGTTCTATGCCACTCAGCCCCACTCTTGCAGCTACCTGCCCGAAGAACAGGCGACCACGCTGTTCCTCGACCCTAGCCAGCCCATGGATGTGCATGTCTACGCAGATCTGTCGGAAATGGGCTTTCGCCGCAGTGGCGATCACCTCTACCGGCCGCATTGCCAGAACTGCAATGCCTGTGTCCCGGCGCGCATTCCTGCCGCGCAATTCTTGCCCAATCGGCAGCAGAAACGCATTCTCAAACGCAATGCCGACTTGCAGGTTCAGCCTGTCAAACCGGCCTTCAGCGAAGAATATTTCGATCTTTACCAGCGTTATATCGAACAACGCCACGCCGATGGCGACATGTACCCCCCCAGCCGCGATCAGTTCTCGACCTTTCTGGTCCGTGACCTGCCCTTCTCCCGGTTCTATGAGTTCCGCCTCGACGGACGCCTGCTTGCCGTGGCTGTCACCGACCTGCTGCCCAACGGGCTTTCCGCGGTCTACACCTTCTATGAGCCCGAAGAGGAGCGCCGCAGTCTTGGCCGCTTCGCCATCCTGTGGCAGATCGGCGAGGCCTTGCGCCTGGGCCTGGACGCGGTCTACCTCGGTTACTGGATCAAGAACTGCAAAAAAATGAACTACAAGACCCAATATCGGCCTATCGAGCTGCTGATTAACCAGAGATGGGTCATCCTCAACTAG
- the infA gene encoding translation initiation factor IF-1, with protein MSKEDSFEMEGTVVDTLPNTMFRVELENGHVVTAHISGKMRKNYIRILTGDKVRVELTPYDLSKGRITYRAR; from the coding sequence ATGTCGAAAGAAGACAGCTTCGAAATGGAAGGCACTGTCGTCGACACCCTGCCCAACACCATGTTTCGCGTGGAGTTGGAAAATGGGCACGTCGTAACCGCGCATATCTCCGGCAAGATGCGCAAGAACTACATTCGTATTCTTACCGGTGACAAAGTGCGCGTCGAGCTGACGCCCTATGACTTGAGCAAAGGGCGCATCACTTACCGCGCTCGCTAA
- the ftsK gene encoding DNA translocase FtsK: MKKSTAAPKTVVPLWRQQLHYRLKEGALIAIGALCLFLMMALLTYGKDDPGWSHNSKIEDVQNFGGPAGSYSADILFMVLGYFAYIFPLLLAIKTYQIFRQRHEPWQWSGWLFSWRLIGLVFLVLSGAALAHIHFHAATGLPAGAGGALGESLGDLARNALNIQGSTLMFIALFLFGLTVFTDLSWFKVMDVTGKITLDLFELFQGAANRWWAARTERKQLVAQLREVDARVDEVVAPIVPDKREQAKVKERLIEREQALSKHMSEREKQVPPVIAPVAVKAPEPSKRVQKEKQAPLFVDSAVEGTLPAISILDPAEKKQLNYSPESLAAVGHLLEIKLKEFGVEVSVDSIHPGPVITRYEIQPAAGVKVSRIANLAKDLARSLAVTSVRVVEVIPGKTTVGIEIPNEDRQIVRFSEVLSTPEYDNFKSPVTLALGHDIGGKPIITDLAKMPHLLVAGTTGSGKSVGVNAMILSILFKSGPEDAKLIMIDPKMLELSIYEGIPHLLCPVVTDMKDAANALRWSVAEMERRYKLMAKMGVRNLSGFNAKVKEAIEAGTPLTDPLYNRESIHDEAPLLTKLPTIVVVVDEFADMMMIVGKKVEELIARIAQKARAAGIHLILATQRPSVDVITGLIKANIPTRMAFQVSSKIDSRTIIDQGGAEQLLGHGDMLYMPPGTSLPIRVHGAFVSDDEVHRVVEAWKLRGAPEYNDDILNGVEEAGSGFEGGGGGGEGDDAETDALYDEAVQFVLESRRASISAVQRKLKIGYNRAARMIEAMEMAGVVTAMNTNGSREVIAPGPMRD; encoded by the coding sequence TTGAAGAAATCCACCGCTGCACCTAAAACAGTAGTCCCACTCTGGCGCCAGCAACTGCACTACCGGCTCAAGGAAGGTGCGTTGATCGCCATTGGTGCCTTGTGCCTGTTCCTGATGATGGCATTGCTGACCTATGGCAAAGACGACCCGGGCTGGAGTCATAACAGCAAGATCGAAGATGTGCAGAACTTCGGTGGTCCTGCCGGTTCTTACAGCGCCGATATCCTGTTTATGGTGTTGGGATACTTCGCCTATATCTTCCCGTTGTTATTGGCGATCAAGACTTATCAGATCTTTCGTCAGCGCCATGAGCCCTGGCAGTGGAGCGGTTGGCTGTTTTCCTGGCGCCTGATCGGCCTGGTCTTCCTGGTGCTGTCCGGCGCTGCGTTGGCGCATATTCATTTTCATGCGGCGACCGGCCTGCCAGCCGGCGCCGGTGGGGCACTGGGCGAGAGCCTCGGTGACCTGGCCCGGAACGCGTTGAACATCCAGGGCAGCACCCTGATGTTCATCGCGCTGTTCCTGTTCGGCCTGACCGTTTTCACCGATCTGTCCTGGTTCAAGGTCATGGATGTGACCGGCAAGATCACCCTCGACCTGTTCGAGCTGTTCCAAGGAGCTGCCAATCGCTGGTGGGCCGCGCGTACCGAGCGCAAGCAACTGGTCGCTCAGTTGCGCGAAGTGGATGCGCGGGTCGACGAGGTGGTGGCGCCGATCGTGCCCGACAAGCGGGAGCAGGCCAAGGTCAAGGAACGCCTGATCGAGCGCGAGCAGGCCTTGAGCAAACACATGTCCGAGCGGGAAAAACAGGTCCCGCCGGTGATTGCACCGGTCGCCGTCAAGGCGCCGGAGCCGAGCAAGCGCGTGCAGAAAGAGAAGCAGGCCCCGCTGTTTGTCGACAGCGCGGTCGAGGGCACTTTGCCGGCCATTTCGATTCTCGACCCGGCGGAAAAGAAACAACTCAACTATTCCCCCGAATCGCTGGCGGCTGTCGGCCACCTGCTGGAAATCAAGCTCAAGGAATTCGGCGTCGAAGTGTCGGTGGACTCGATCCACCCCGGCCCGGTGATTACCCGTTACGAAATCCAGCCGGCGGCCGGCGTCAAGGTCAGCCGTATCGCCAACCTGGCCAAGGACCTGGCGCGTTCGCTGGCGGTGACCAGCGTGCGGGTAGTGGAAGTGATTCCCGGCAAGACCACCGTGGGTATCGAGATTCCCAACGAAGACCGGCAGATCGTGCGTTTCTCCGAGGTCCTGTCGACGCCGGAGTACGACAACTTCAAGTCTCCGGTCACCCTGGCCCTGGGCCACGATATCGGCGGCAAGCCGATCATCACCGACCTGGCCAAGATGCCTCACCTGCTGGTCGCCGGTACCACCGGTTCCGGTAAGTCGGTGGGGGTCAACGCGATGATCCTGTCGATCCTGTTCAAGTCCGGCCCGGAAGACGCCAAGCTGATCATGATCGACCCGAAAATGCTCGAACTGTCGATCTATGAAGGCATCCCGCACCTGCTGTGCCCGGTGGTGACCGACATGAAGGACGCCGCCAATGCCCTGCGCTGGAGCGTGGCCGAGATGGAGCGGCGCTACAAGCTGATGGCCAAGATGGGCGTGCGTAACCTGTCGGGCTTCAACGCCAAGGTCAAGGAGGCGATCGAGGCCGGTACGCCGCTGACGGACCCGCTGTACAACCGCGAAAGCATTCACGACGAAGCACCGCTGCTGACCAAGTTGCCGACTATCGTGGTCGTGGTGGACGAGTTCGCCGACATGATGATGATTGTCGGCAAGAAGGTCGAGGAACTGATCGCGCGTATCGCCCAGAAAGCCCGTGCGGCGGGGATCCACCTGATCCTGGCGACCCAGCGTCCATCGGTGGATGTGATCACCGGCCTGATCAAGGCCAACATCCCGACCCGCATGGCGTTCCAGGTGTCGAGCAAGATCGATTCGCGGACCATCATCGACCAGGGCGGCGCCGAGCAGTTGCTGGGCCACGGTGACATGCTCTACATGCCGCCCGGCACCAGCCTGCCGATCCGCGTCCATGGTGCCTTCGTCTCCGACGATGAAGTGCACCGTGTCGTAGAAGCCTGGAAACTGCGCGGCGCGCCGGAGTACAACGACGACATCCTCAACGGCGTCGAAGAGGCCGGCAGCGGCTTCGAGGGTGGCGGTGGCGGCGGCGAGGGTGACGACGCTGAAACCGATGCGTTGTACGACGAAGCCGTGCAGTTCGTTCTCGAAAGCCGCCGGGCCTCCATTTCCGCCGTGCAGCGCAAGCTCAAGATCGGCTACAACCGCGCCGCGCGGATGATCGAAGCGATGGAAATGGCCGGTGTGGTGACCGCCATGAACACCAACGGCTCCCGCGAAGTGATTGCTCCGGGTCCAATGCGCGATTGA